From the genome of Symphalangus syndactylus isolate Jambi chromosome 13, NHGRI_mSymSyn1-v2.1_pri, whole genome shotgun sequence:
AACTATTGCACTAAAAAGTAACTTGACCTTGGAACTCCTTTCTAGATGGAAGGAGAATAAAGACATCTGTAGcatgtaattctatttttatttcttgactaCATAACCTAGCAGTGGTCTAATACTGACCGTTTCAATTTAAATGCTGGAAAAATACTGACCAAGACTTTCTATGAAAAAGATAATGGAAAACAGAAACCAGTTAGTAAAGCCAGGCAGATAGGAAGTGATTTTCAGCCCCAAGAGGACTTTGTATCATCTATGGCTCCATTTAAACTTAAGTAGCATCTGTCCTGGTGGATTTTGAACATCCTTTTGATTTAACACAGAAGAAGGTTTGTTCTACCTTTAAAAGCACatcctctttttttccccaacagaCTCTTCCACAAGTGGCTTCTAAGACAAGACTGGGGTTGTTTTCTTACTGAAAATCCTGTGTTTATCCAgtcttttccttttcaatttctgaGTTTAGCTAACCTAACAACAAAACagaattctcaaatttctcaCAGAGCAATGAAAAGCAAAACAGTTGGTTTCTCTGATCAACATCATTTTCAGTATGAAAACAAAAACTTAGGACTCCTAGACCTTTGAAATATCTACAAATTgtactttaaacaaccagatttttcAGTGTGCGTCTAAAACAAAGTAAAGGGATCAGAAAATGTGGTTCAAGTCAAGTGTGCAAAGCTCTCGAAGAAAGGTCCTGCAGCCTGGACAGGAGTACAAATATTCTCTTATACAAGTTAAATGTACTCTTTCCCTCcacaacatttttgaaatgaaacaGCAAATGCATTTATACTCACAAATTAGTCAAAACGCCTCTTCTCCTTATTAAGCCCTTTACACACAGATGATAAAAGCAAGGTTTTCCTACAGGAGATGTGGCCCTACCACATATTCAAGATACAATCATCCTACCATCAGTTaggttatgttttaaatattttgaaatcaggtatcCTTACTACTGATTTCCTTTTAGAAACTATCTtgagcattagattttcataattaCACCATTTTTAACTTCTAGCTTTTTAAAACTTCTAGACAAACTATATGtctgagcaaaaacaaaaacaaaaatcctcaaaaaaagtAGTATCAGAGTTTTAATTTCAACCAGCTGGCAAAACAATGAAAGTGTCAGACCTTCTGAAAGTACTCGAGGAATAATGAATAGCTTCTTAATGTTTTCCCCTCCACCgcccttttttattttccaagattAGGAATTACTATGGATtaggtttttgaaaataaagtttcctTTTTGGGAAATGGCCTACATTCAGAAATGTCTTAGaacaagcatttaaaaaaaactaataaataatcATCAATCAAAATacgttaaaataaaattacagtataTCATCGCTCCTAGAAAATTCACCATACTAGACGATCCTTTCAAAGGTTCATAAATAAAAGTCTTCTTGACTCGAAATCGTTTCCTGCATCGTGATGAAAAGTATGCAGAAAACTAAGAAGAATCGCAAGTTTTCGGTAGGGTGATGTCCAAACAACTTGATCTGGTGCGGGGCGGAGAGACTGTTTTGCTTTTGATCCAAGTGAAGACAATAGAAATGTGCTCGTCCCACTTCCTCAAGTCCTCAAAACCTGGAAAGAAATGACACCGAGTGAAGTAGGTGGCTAAGAACCCTCCGAGACCAGTTCTGTTCGGGCCGGTCCGCCTGACAAAGCGGGCTCAGAAAGACACCGCGGTGTTTCCCTCAACTGCCCAAACACATAGTCAAGTGCGGCTGGGGGACGCACCACGGGACAAGGACGGTCGTGATGGGCACTGTTGTGATGGCCGCGGGTGCGGTCCGCGAGGCCCCCTGCCTGGCCCGGatctccccagcctcccctctCTGCCCAGGCTCTCCTAGCTCCAGCTTGTTTCCGTTCCTTCTATCGCCCCAGAAACTTGGAATGAGTTCTGATTTCTCCATATAGGAGCCGAACCTGTGAACAAGCTTCCTACTCCTCCCAACTCACTACCCCCGAGACCCACTCCTCAGGGGCGCGAGTGCCGGGACCTTACCTTGTCTTGCCCGGGAGCTGCCCCCTTCAGGCAGAGTTGGAGGTGCTGCGGAGAAGCCGGTGTCCGTGCGGCTGCGAGTGCGGCTGTGGGTGTGGGTGCGGATGAGGGTgcgggtgagggtgtgggtgcgAGTGAGGATGAGAGTGTGGATGTGGATGTGGATGCGGATACGGGTGGAGCTGCTGGGGCTGAGGCTTGGgttggggctgaggctggggttGTGATTGGGGCTGGGGTTtcggctgaggctgaggctggggttggggttggggttggggttggggttggggctgGAGCTGCGGCTGCGAGGGGGGCTGCTGCTGGACCAGGTGCTGCTGCTTCTGCCGCGTGGACTTGACCGCCAGGATGGCCTGACGATTCTTGTACTGCACCATCTGCAGCGTGATCTCGGCGTTCCAGCCCTGGTCTTGCGGGCACCGAAAGTCGATCTCCTTGCCCTCTGCCATCACCACAGTGAAGTACATGTACTTGCCCTTGCGCTCCACACAGTCCACGGTCTTCATGTTGGAGAAGTGCAGTTCCTTGAGCTTGACCGGCGGCTCGAGGCTGGCGACAGCGGGGCCACTGGGTTGGGACGGCTCGGCCGGCCCCTGCCCgggctgttgttgctgctgctgctgttgctgctgctggtgTTGCAGCTGCTTGGGCGGGATAAGCAGCAGCCCTTCCTCGGTGAGGATGCAACACTTTTTCTTCCAGAGCTGCAACAAGCCGTCGCTGCGCTTCTCCAGCACGCCCTCCTTCAGCGCTTTGCAGCCGCTGCTCTCCAGCATCCTCCCAGCATAAGAGGGGCCGCCGCTTGGCTCGGCCTTTCCGTTTCCAGCCGCGCGGGCcgggggcagcagcagcagccgagCGCCGTCCTCGCCCCAGCGGCTCCCACGGCCGCCTGCCCGGAGCGCGCAGAGGAGGCTAACACGCAGGAGGCAGAGCGGCGGTGGCGGCTCTGGGTCCCGGCAGAGGGACAGCCGCGTCCTGATGCGCCACAAGGTCCCGGAGCTTCGAGATGCCGGGCCTCTGCCGTCCTCTTGTGAGCGCTCACTGAAGGGTACTGGCCGGGCCCCCTCGCGGCGCTTTTGAATGGGCCATCTTCCCCACCCCCGAGTGACACCCAGCGGAAAAGGCGGCTCCCGGCGCCCGCACCGCGGGGGAAAGCCCAGCTCCGAGAGGCGCTCGGCAGCCGGCGCACGCCTCATTAACTTGGGGCCTTTCCAAAGCCGGCTGCGTCCACGCCCCCCCGCGTCCCTCGCTCCGCCTCTCGCCGCCCACTTGCTTCCGCGCTTGTTCCCCTGGAAGGCGACCCGGACCCGAGCCCCGGAAACTCCTCTCCTCTACCCAGGGCGATCGCCCAAGGAGCCCTGGCTGTCTGACGACTACTGCCGACGCTCACAGGGCGCTGCGAGGCCATCCCCCGCGTCCCGCTTCTCCCCGGCCCGCGGGGCTCTCTGCTAACAGCCTCAGAAAGTGAGGACGGGGGCGCGGAGGCGGGGGCAGCCTCCAGGCAGTGCTGCCTCTTGGTTCTTGGGAATTAGCCCTGGGGATTCGCGCTGGGCTCCGAGAGCCCGCAGAACCAGCGTCGTGGCCTGGGCGAGCTGGGAGGCCGGGGCCGAGTCCCGCGAGTGTGCCTGCCCCGGACGCTTAGGTAAACAACTGAGCGCACAGAGGCCGAGAGGACATCGTGTCTTCCCACGCATTTTCGCTCACGGTCACTAAGTAGGTCTTCTTGGAAAGAGGGCGATTGTTAAAGCAATAGTGCGACTGTCGGGCTTGCCACGGGTGAAGAGGCGGGCCCACGTCAGGTCGCATCTCGCCTGCTTTTTCTCGACCCCGACCGCAGGCGCTAACCCGTCTTCGGCTTTCTTCTTGACCCGTCCGTACGGTGTGCAACGTCTCTTAATAACTCTCTACAAACCAGGGTAATATCCGGTGCTGAGATCCCACACTGCAAGGCGCAGTCCCAAACGCCTGGTCGTCCTCGCAGGTCCCTCTTTCCAAGGCCTAGCCAGATCTTGGTTTTGGAATCTCATTTATCTGTGACTTGGGGAATGCAATACCCCCAGCTCCCTCCTACTCCTACATTTAAACAATGCCTATAGAAGCCGCTTCCTGGGAAGTAAGGCATAACCGAGACCTAGCCTCCCGGTAGGGAAGTTCATCCGTTTAGTAAACAGCCCCAAATACGTGCGGACCCTCACGAGGATACGAAGAATTAAACCAGGGCTGGACAAGTCAGAGTGGGCCAAGGTAAGAGTTAGGGCTGCTACTGTGCCCACACTGGAACAGATAGATTAGCTCATCCGCTAGTTGTGTGGCAAGAGCAAAGAATTCACGAGGGGAAAAGAAAGTAAGAGGAGCTTAGAGAGCTAAGCAAGAATCGAATACTTTGTGTGTCATGGTAAGAAATTCGAACTTAATACCAAGGTAATCAAACAAAGGACAACTTTTATACACGAGGGCGTCCTGAATATTCATCTAAGAAACAATGTCTGATCCAACGGGACAATCCAGCCAGCAATCCTGAGTTCCACCAAATTATGCTTGGCCAGCTTTCTAGCCTTCACATTGTTAATTTATTAGCAATCTTTTCATGAGAAAGGCAATTATTAAAATTACGTGGACTTCTAGTAAAATTATCTCAAGGATTTACAATTATGTATACcaataacaaaaaaactacatGTTTTCTGCTCCCCTGCCTTTGTAGGACAAGTGAGCATTCCAGAGAATTTCTACATGACCAGCTGTTCATTCTTTTAAGAGGATGACATTCTTCAGCTCATCTGGAAAGGATACTTCCTTTAAGTCTGTTATTCAGAGTCTCCAAGGGCAGGTGTAGTTGGGAAAGACATTTCATATGGAAAAACAAACTTGatagggtaaaaaaaaaataagatgtaatCTGGAGGCCCACGTCATTTTCTTAGGAGAAACTCAAATGTATTTGGTGTTATCTAACCTGCAGTTTATCAGTCTGAAACAAATGCGTTCTACTCTCATTTGAAAATGTCCGAACAGCCACCAATTTTCAAAATCACCCATTTAACTAGAGACTTTAAAGCCCAGAATTTGCAGTTATGTATTTCAGAATGATTTAGTAATTTTGTGAGCAGCTCAGAGGTTAAGTCTACAATGTCTGACTACGGTGCATTATTGAAAATATCAGTAGTATAAGGATCCCGTAGATTGGTGATAACTTTGCTCTTAATTTGTTATTTCAACAGTCACCACCAACAGTTGGTGACTTAACAAATTAAAAGCATAGTTGCCATATGCTCATATTTGGCAAATATGTCAAAATGGCcatatttgccaattttttaagacaataaattcacagaaaatgcattacaggaaataaaaaaaaaaaaaaacttttgggccaggcatggtggctcacacctgtaataccaccactctaggaggctgaggtgagaggatcccttgagcccaggagtttgaaaccaacctgagCTACATGGCAAGGCCTCCCtctacaaatgtaaaaaaaaattagccaggtgtggtggcatgcgccatgtaatcccagctacttgggaggctgaggtggaggactgtttgagcccagaagttcaaggttgcaggAGCTAGGATCGGACCACTATACAAGCCTGGGTGGCAGCCagaccctgttttaaaaaaaaaaaattcagctgtaTATGCAATGAAAACCTACAAGTCACTGAAAAGTTACTGAAGTTTAGAAAACTAGCCAACAAAATCATTGCTTTGGTAAACAAATTTGAAATGGCTAATTCAAAGTACATTTTACAGTTGGCAATACAAAGTTATCAGCAGCATGGGACAGTTCATTTTCTTCCCTTGGATAAAGTTTATCACTTGGCTTCAGGGACATCACTCAGTTTTCCTTTACATCTCCAGTGTCTCCTCTACGAggtcctttctcttctctccaaaCTTTTAATGTTGGAATGGCCCAAGACTTTGTCTTTGGCTCTCTTGTTTATCTACACTCATTCCCTTGTTGATATCCAGTCTCATCACTTTTAATATCTATATGCCGGAGTCCCATATTTATACCCCCAACTTATAGCCAACTGCTTACTGCCGAAGAATAAACCactgaagttaaaaaataataaacataccaGGCAAGGCAACACTTACTAGTAAAGCCATTTACTGAGTAGTTCACTAGAGGTTTAAGTCTGAGGGGATTTTAggtcataggaaaaaaaaactgaaaaagaacacTCGGATGGTCAGAGGAGTCTGTAATTTATACACAATAGGTTATAACAAATTCCTACATGGAACTGCTCCAGTTTATAGGTTAGATAGAATTAACTATAGTGAAAAACAGCCTTCAGTTTTTATCTATTCCAGGCCAGTGAGTGCTACTGTAAGTTAAAAATTCTTCATTTACACTTCTCTACAGTATGGCTTGTGTAGTCTAAGAGAAATCAAACATGTGAATGAGCTCCCAAACTATTTTCCTCACTCTAACCTATTCTACCTGCAGCCCCCTTTCTCAGTTGACAGCAATCCTCTGTACAGATGCTCAAACTAAAAACCCTAGATCAGTACTGCCCTTACACCAGGCCAGGAAAGGCCCTTATCCAAGGCCCTGAGCTTTAGGATTGAGTGCTTTAGAGTCAAGATGACATGTCAATCTAGAGGGCATACTCATTCTGCACTACACTCTAGGTACTCAAGATCCCAAATACCCTGCCCAGAATAGCCCCGGCTGTTCCAGGAAATGCATTACATCATCATTGCATGCACTGATGTGTTAGGGGGATGGGGCAGTTCGAATATACTGGTTATGGCATCCAAGTAAATGTGCAGGAGGCCCCTTGCCATACAGTTCAGAGCCGGGTGGGAAGAAAAGGTAGGTGGCTCATGGGGTGAGGGTCAGCTCTGCCCCCAAGTTATATTCTGGCATAAATACAAACCTGGCTTCCCAGTTCTAATGAAAGTTTGTCAAGACAGGCACATTGGGCATATTTTCATTAAAcagtacttttaaatatttaaacatatggTATCTCCATTGTACTCTTGCCCCAGGCCTTCAAGTGTGTAGAAGCATGCCTGCCTTgtactaatttttttctctcccaatATTTAATCTACACATTTAGTCAGGAAATCCTATTGGTTATGCCTTCAACTACATCTGGATTGTGTCTACTTCCTTCATTACCACCCTGATCCAAATCACCATCATATCCCCCCACTGGATTACTACGATGGCCTCCTAACTTGTCTCCCTGATTCTATCCTTATCTATTTTCAGCATAGCACTCAAGGTTATCTCCATCACTTTCTTCAAGTCTTGGCTCAACAGGCCTATCCTGATCACTCTCAAATGGTAGCCACTCAATTCCCCTTAATTTTTCCCATAGCATATATTATCTTCTAACATGCTactcaataatttattgtacctATTGCTTATTTCTGTTCTCCTTCCCACTAGAATAGTATGCAAGCTATTCAAGAGGGCAAGGACCATTGTTTCTGATGTGTCCCAATCACCTAAAAAAAGTCTTGATACAAAGTAGATGCTCAACATAGGTAGAAATCTTGAATTGAATTAGAAGTCCATACCCATCATAAAAAGAATatcaattttttcaaatgcttttgacAGATTTTTCATGATGCatcctactttttaaaatgtgaagtgtAAGGACTTGAAATCTGCCCTACAAACATATCTCTGGTATACTTTTTAAATGGATAACTACATGCTAGGCCTCTCTGAATCTTAAATGCATTTATAGTCAGACATCATCTAAAATAAATCCCACAAACCCTTTCCCAAGCAACATGCAATTTAATATTGTGAGAGGTGTTTATATAAACTAGCATCCTACTGTTTTCTAGTAAGAGTATTCAGAAGCACGAGAAATACAGTAATGGAACTGAGTTGGTAAGTTTCTTACTTGGCAGTTACATAGTCAAACACTTGATTAAAAGTCCATTAATCAATACTGGCTTAAAGACATGTAACAGAACTTGGAAAGTTATTAAATGTTTAATTCATAATGATTACaaaattctgatctgtaaactaaTTTGCAATATACAGTAGAAACTCATGACAATGATCATTATTAAAGATTTGGATACACCAAAGGTCAAACATCTTTCAAGAAAAAGTTAAAACCCAGTAAATTATGAACATGTCATGTTACCCTCATCAGGGTATAAAAGATaaccaaggctgggcgcagtggctcacgactgtaatcccaacactttgggaggctgaggcaggcagattgcctgaggtcaggagctggagacaagtctggccaacatggtgaaacaaaaaacaaaaaaaacaacaaacaaaacaaaacaaaaaaacgcgcctgtaatcccagctactcgggaggctaaggcaggggaattgcttgagccagggaggtgaaggttacagtgagccaagatcgcgccactgcactccagtcggggcgacagagcgagactctgtctcaaaataaataaacaaataaataaataaccaaatagTCCCACATTCAGAGTGCAGTTTAGACTTCTTAGCCTTATTTCATCTTTGAAGTACTATTCAGAAGAAATATTCTAGATTCTAGTTTCCAAAAGTCCTTGAATTGAAAACGTTAAGTATTAACACAGAACTATCCAGACTTCGTAGGTGGGTGTCCAGAGCTGCCTTCCTTTTCGCCTTAGTAGTTGATGAACTGATGCCTCCTAGTGACCAATCTGTGTAACAGCTTAAAGCAAGTGCTTTCTAAGAGTGCTTagcgctatttttttttttttttttttaactgtagtaCAACCTACTTGTGGATCCAAGCACCGTCCATCAGCTGTCTTCGTCCTTTCTGTTCTGTCAGCAGCCTAATTCAGTTCTCATTTCTCTCATCTAAGTTCTTGGGTGGCCCAATCACCTGATCCATACTCATACACACGGCCTTCAGTTTTACTCTTAAAACATGACAGAAAACTTCTATTCGCCTCCCATTGTATACAACATTCCAATTCCTTACCCTTGCATGGCAAGTCCTCCACAGAATGGGTCCTACTTATTCTGACTCTCCTTCCACTCAACCTTAAGCGAGTGCCAGTCATACATCTCCTTGTCCTCCCGGCCTCCAATTTACCTTCCCAAATCCTCTGTAACCTTTCATTCTTCAAAGCCCTATTCAAATCCCAGATTTCCTCTGGCTGAGTTAATTCCTTCCTAATCACTTCAAACTCTGATGAGTAGTTATCCGATTTTCACATGTCTATTTCACTAAATATCCAAGATCCTGGATGAGTGTTTTCGCCATTGTACCTAACGGAGAGCTGATTGACAGCACTTAAACTGAGGGGAAATGACTAACGTTTTGTCTGGAAATGTATTGATATTATTCAAAACGGGCAAGCAGGCTATCTTATTGAATATTAACAAGTAACCAGGGAGTCTGATTATTTGTAAACTTGTTATGGTAATATTAGCTTTTAAGTGACAAACGAAAACATGGAACTGGATGAAATGGAGCAGAGAGGAAGGTAATCCAATGAAGGAGGCTGACAGAACCACTATTATGTTGTCACAAAACTGCAGTCACTCAAAAGTGTTGATATTCTGGCTCTGGGTCTTTGGGGTGACAAGATACCCCAGTAACTAACAGTGGAAGCAATCCTCTATCCTCACTTAAGAGCCCAAGAACACCTACCACCTTTCCTAAGTATGCTTCTACTCTGAAACCCAGTAAATGCAACCCGTTGTTTGCAACTCAAATATGACAGTCACTTGGGCAAATACCTCCATTTAAGGAACTAAATTCCAAGGATATTTCCCTCTTTTGCTGTCATTTTTCCATTGCCACAGAACACACAGCCTGAGGACATAGGCTGTTCAATTTGATCACTATTgatctctgtaaaaaataaaaaatccagtaATGGGCAAAGACCTTTCTTAAGTGATAGAGGACATATAGCAGTGAGTGTAGACAATTCCTCCCAAAAAcatgagaataaagaaaaaaggtggtAGTGGTGTTACTTTAGAAGAGGAACTTAGGCTTCAGAGAGGGTAAGTTTCATTACAGACAAGGTAATCTAAGAGTAAAAGGGATAAAAGAATTCTGTGGGATAGCCACTCAGAAAGGTGGAGTAACACTTTTACAAAAGATAAAATCCAGGAAATGTTTATGGCAAGCTTGTACGTTGCCACTAAACCTACCAGAAAAAGCAAATCCCATTAGAACTGCCCCCATCACAATTTGTAACTACCTAAATAAATCCCTGTTGAGTGACAATGAGCACCCCTTCAACAGGTCAGAAACCAGAAAGGTTTTGTTTCTAATGAGATTTCACTTACACTTTTAAGTCATTGTCTCAACCTCATTTATGCATGCATGGTTCTGAGAAAGGTTATcatgcaaaatgaaataaaaagccttGGGCAAAGTAGGACTCCAATCATAATTAATCCTTTTGGGCcgtatttaaagaaaattacttttcttaGCCCTGttcacttatttctgaaatgtagttATTTGCTTTATGTTCCAGGATATCCTTGATCAAATAATCCTTTTCTAAATCAACTTATTTCGACATATGTGGCCAATGTGGCTGTCATCCTAACCTCCCTTGGCATTCACACCCAGCTCTACTTTATTTACTACCCTACTTTTAGCACTGTAAGCATAAACCGTAGGTTCTTCTTTTTACAGAAGAGGTTGGATGCCAGTAGCCTTTAGCCTCCTTCAGCCCATCCTGTACCTTGAAACTGGACATGATGTATAGAGCCCCAGCAGCCACTTGATAATAAACCAACTTGCCAAAAAGTAGAATGAAAGTCTGCCTGAGAACCACGAAGCTCCCATATCAGTCCCAGAGTCTATGTCTAAGCCTAAGAGAAAACCCTATATAAGCCATATTGTATCGGGGCTGTGTCATACAACATTATAATAAATACAAACTCTTCAGGGCAGgggagagaaaaagcaaagactatctgaatattgtttaaaatgaaaTCTAGATTAATCTGGTCTCTAAAATATTTCATCTCTGAAAGCTCCAGCCTAAAGAACATGCTTATTTAACCACTAGTTGTGTGACAGAAATATCTACAAGGCAGTGCAAAGTGTAGGGCCATCCAAATGCTGGCTCCAACACAAATCAACTGTGTCATTGTtaaaagttacttaacttctatCCTTACGCATAAAAAGGGAATTAATATCCTCAATCAAGTATGATTaaggcattatttttattatcttaatgTTAAACGAACATTTAGTTCTCCCCAAATTACTGATTAATACAGTAAACTGAAATCCCACTAGTTTAAAACTATGCATGGAATAGCAATGAAGTTTTTCTCAAAACCTCTCAGTCTAGTTACATTATATCCAACTTTTGAAAACACGTGTACTTAATGGTCACCTTATACATACCACTTGAGGATCCTTTACCGATCAAGCTTGACATTTTTGTCTGAAGGAGTTCACTACGTATTTATCTGGAAATCAATTGTCCAGCTATAATTCAAGTAAAAGATTCCAAAATGATGGGGAAAAGCATACGTTTTTCTCCCTGAACAGGCATACAATATGTAATTTAAGCTTTGATGTCTTTGGTCATTTTGGAAAATGACTGCAACAAACTAAACCCAGTCAGAAAAATTTtgcttgttttaagccattaagttttggaGGTTGTTTTGTTACACAGTACTAGGTAACTGCAACTATTGATATGCCTTCTCTTGACTTTAAAAAACAACTAAGTTGACTCTTGAATATCAAATTTGAACTAAGAGGGTCCACTTACACACAGTCTCTACCACCCCTGCGACAGCAAGACTCCCCCTCCTCCTCAGCTACTCATGAAGGCAATGAGGATTGAGACCTTTATAATCCAGTTCCAcctaattacacacacacacacacacacacacacacacacacacacacacactttcattctgttgcccaggttggagtgcagtggcactatctcggctcactgcaacctccacctcccgagttcagtCAATTCttgtgggctcactgcaacctccacctccagagttcaatcaattctcttgcctcagcctcccgagtagctcggactacaggcacacaccaccaccacgtacagctaagttttgtatttttagtagaggcagggttttgccatattagccaggctggtctcgaactcctaacctcaagtcactggcccgcctcagcctcccaaagtgttgagattacaggtatgagccaccacacctggccataataTATTTCCAATTCCTTAacattttctctagcttactttttacagtatataatacacataacatacaaaGTGTGTGTTAAATGACTTATTGGTAAAGTTTCCACAGTAGGCTATCAGTCAAGTTTTGGGGGAAATCAGCTTATACATAGATTTGACTGAATGAAGCTGGGGCCCCTAGCCCCCGCATTATTAAAGGGCTAACTGTCTACACAATCCAGCTTTGTTTCATTGGTTTTCTCAATCTACAGGAATATGACAACTACAAAAGGCCTTAGAGACTGAGCTACTGAAAATCAATCATTCGACTTGCTACACAGTCCCACACAGGATTATGGTTGGTACATTGAATGGGTCTAGATAAATCCTAACTGACCTATACATCCAAAACTTTACTACTGTACACTTACCAAGTTCCAAGCCCAGTGGTGGAAATTAGGAAACTCATTAATGAGCAAGTATTTCTAGAGTATTTTGAACTGGTTCAAAACCAGTTCAGATTTATAGAACCAAAGAGTAGGTACTGATGAAAAGGAGATCCTATGTTGAACTAGTAAAACGCATGCACAAAAGCCCAGTAGCAGAAGTAAAAGAAAACGCAGCCAAGCAGAGCTGAAATAGTGCAAATGCAGGTTAAATACGCTGGGCTGTTCATCTCCAAGTTGCTGTGAAGTGGCTAAGTCCACTCACCAAgccaaaacaatagcaaagacaacaGGTCCAGTCTCTAGTTTTGAAATCCGTAGTTAAGTGCGGCAACTCccacttgtaatcacagcacctcaggaggttgaggtgagacaaccacttgagcccaggagttagacacTAGtccgggcaacacagtgagaatcatctcaaaaataataaaaataaaactgtgttgACTGGCCTAATCCAAGTCTAAAATCACATCTGATCTCAAGACAGACACCCATGTCACATCCAGACCAGTGTCCAGGGCTTCAGGTAAATGTTGGAGATAGAAGGGATAGCCTGAATAATGACAATTTGGGTATTCAGAAGCATGAGAAATCCAAATATATAGCGATACTTCATTTCGTTTTACCCTAGATCATTTCTGGATTCTGCCAAAGGCCAAAGAAAGTAAATTAGCATATGAAAACAcatgtattaaaataatacaagaaagGAATGAG
Proteins encoded in this window:
- the PHLDA1 gene encoding pleckstrin homology-like domain family A member 1, which codes for MRRAPAAERLSELGFPPRCGRREPPFPLGVTRGWGRWPIQKRREGARPVPFSERSQEDGRGPASRSSGTLWRIRTRLSLCRDPEPPPPLCLLRVSLLCALRAGGRGSRWGEDGARLLLLPPARAAGNGKAEPSGGPSYAGRMLESSGCKALKEGVLEKRSDGLLQLWKKKCCILTEEGLLLIPPKQLQHQQQQQQQQQQQPGQGPAEPSQPSGPAVASLEPPVKLKELHFSNMKTVDCVERKGKYMYFTVVMAEGKEIDFRCPQDQGWNAEITLQMVQYKNRQAILAVKSTRQKQQHLVQQQPPSQPQLQPQPQPQPQPQPQPQPQPKPQPQSQPQPQPQPKPQPQQLHPYPHPHPHPHSHPHSHPHPHPHPHPHPHPQPHSQPHGHRLLRSTSNSA